Proteins encoded together in one Impatiens glandulifera chromosome 1, dImpGla2.1, whole genome shotgun sequence window:
- the LOC124921877 gene encoding probable carboxylesterase 18, with protein sequence MEKSKISKSPSMPLKTRISLALLTGVTDAACRRDGTVNRGLINFFKQVSPANKTPVNGVKTADITVDPERNLWFRVFIPTDSTTAASLPVIVFFHGGGFMFLSADTKHYDAVCRRFAREIGAIVVSVNYRLTPENPYPAQYDDGFDVLKFLDEEDEKIENADLSRCFLAGDSAGGNIAHHVAKRFSENNFQRLKVIGMIAIQPFFGGEERLESELRLSFIVNIKRTDFVWKALLPHEGRDHEVINVSGPRAVDISALSNFPPVMVVIGGLDGLQDRQRNYCDWLKKNNKEVKICEFPTMFHAFYLFPEVPESTQLISNVKEFVIERLSSHANN encoded by the exons atggagaaGAGTAAGATTTCAAAATCTCCATCAATGCCATTAAAGACTCGCATTTCTCTAGCCCTCTTAACCGGCGTCACCGACGCCGCCTGCCGCCGTGACGGAACCGTGAATCGCGGCCTTATAAATTTCTTCAAACAAGTATCTCCGGCCAATAAAACGCCGGTCAACGGCGTCAAGACCGCCGACATCACCGTCGATCCAGAACGCAACCTTTGGTTCCGCGTTTTCATCCCGACCGATTCGACCACCGCCGCGTCACTTCCTGTGATTGTTTTCTTCCACGGCGGCGGATTTATGTTTCTCAGTGCCGATACTAAGCATTACGACGCAGTTTGTCGCCGATTTGCAAGGGAGATTGGCGCGATTGTTGTATCTGTTAACTATCGGCTAACACCGGAGAATCCTTATCCGGCTCAGTATGATGATGGGTTTGATGTACTTAAATTCTTGGATGAGGAGGATGAGAAGATTGAAAATGCAGATCTTTCACGTTGCTTCCTTGCCGGAGATAGTGCCGGCGGTAATATTGCTCACCATGTGGCCAAAAGATTCAGTGAAAACAACTTTCAAAGACTAAAG GTGATTGGAATGATAGCAATACAACCATTCTTTGGAGGAGAGGAGAGATTAGAGTCTGAGTTGAGACTATCTTTCATTGTTAACATCAAGAGAACCGATTTCGTGTGGAAGGCCCTTCTACCCCACGAAGGAAGGGACCACGAGGTGATCAATGTGAGCGGTCCGAGGGCAGTTGACATTTCGGCACTGTCTAATTTTCCTCCGGTTATGGTGGTTATCGGAGGACTAGATGGTCTGCAAGATCGACAGCGAAACTATTGCGATTGGTTAAAGAAGAATAACAAAGAGGTGAAGATTTGCGAGTTTCCAACTATGTTCCATGCTTTCTACCTTTTTCCTGAAGTGCCCGAATCAACTCAACTCATTTCCAATGTGAAGGAGTTTGTTATTGAGCGGTTGTCATCACATgctaataattaa